The Streptomyces tubercidicus DNA segment GGCCGGCCAGCATGCCGCCGTAACTGTCGCCACCGAGCAGGGAGATCGCGGCGAGGCCGGCCGCCAGCAGCGACATCCCCGAGACGATCATTCCGGGGGTGCCGAGCCGGGGCAGCAGACGTGCGCTCAGGCCGGTGAAGTTGATCAGGATGACGGTGACGGCGAGCGGCGCCATCCGCAGTCCGGCGTCCAACGGGCCGTAGCCGAGGACCAGTTGCAGATGCTGGGTGAGCAGGAACATCGAGCCGCCCATCCCGAAGGCGACGAGGATGCCGCCGGAGACGGCCCCGATGAAGCGGCGGTTCCGGAAGAAGTGCATATCCAGCATCGGATACGGGGTGCGCAGCTCCCACAGCGCGAAGACGGCGAGACCGGCCAGGCCGATGGCGGCCGAGATGAGCACCCGGCCGGACAGCCAGCCGGTGACCGGCCCGGAGATGATCGCGAAGACCACCCCGACCATGCCGATCATGGACAGCACGGCCCCCAGGAGGTCGGGGGTCTCGCCCGCCCGGCTCTTGGACTCCGGGACGAGGGTGACCACGGCGGCCAGCGCCACCACCGCGACGGGGAGGTTGACCAGGAACAGCGAGCCCCACCAGAAGTGGTCCAGCAGCGCCCCGCCGATCAGCGGCCCGGCGGCGAAGCCGAGGGAATTGACCGAGCTCCAGATGCCGATCGCCCGGGGGCGCTCCTCGTCGTCGAAGATCTGCATGACGACGGCGAGGGTGGTGGTCACCAGCAGCGCGCCGCCGACGCCCATCCCGGCACGGGCGGCGATCAGCTGGCCCGGCGACTGGGCGAGGGCGGCGCCGAACGAGGCCAGGCCGAACAGCACCAGGCCGACGGCGAGCATCTTCTTACGGCCGTAGCGGTCGGCGGCATTGCCGGCGGTGAGCAGCAGACCGGACTGCACCAGCGCATAGGCGTTGATCATCCACTGGACGTCGGCCGTGCTCGCGCCCAGGTTCTCGGTGAGGGAGGGGATGGCGACGTTCAGGACGGTGTTGTCAAGGATGACCGTCAGCTGGGCGACGCAGATGACGGCCAGGATCAGCCAGCGGGCGGCGGTCCGGCCCGGCGGCTGGAGTGTGGTGGTGGCGTCGGAGGCCACGGGGGGCATATGGGCTCCCTGGCTGGGTGTGGGCGGTGTGGGCGTGGATTTACACCGTACAGGGGGAGCTATACGCCGTACATCTGATTTTGGCCGGGTGGGGAGTGGGGGTGGGCCTTACGGGTTAACCCTGCCGGGGAGAGCCCTACGGGGCGCCCCCGCCGGGGAGAGCCGTACGGGTCCCCGGCAGGACGCGCCCCTCGCGATCGCCCCTGCTTCGGTCACGCCTTCCGGGTCAGGTCGTAGAAGGTGGTGCTGCCGACGGTGACCTTCTTGAAGGTCTTCGTCACCCAGGACGTGATCTGCGACGAGCCGCCACGGTCGCCGCCGGGGCCGCCCCGTCCGCCCGCGAGGAAGTAGTGGATCTTTCCGTCCGCGACATACTCCTTGAACCGGGCGAGGGTCGGTGACGGGTCGCTCCCGTTGAAGCCGCCGATGGCCATCACCGGCTTTCCGGTGGCCAGTTGGTAGCTCGCGGCGTTCTGGGAGCCGATGGTTGCGGCGGCCCAGGTGTAGTCGTCCGCGTCCTTCTTCAGGAGCTCCTTGGCCCGGTCGCTCACCTTGGCACCATTGACCAGGCCGCCCATACCGCCCATCCGGCCGGCACCGCGCTCGCCGAAGCCGCCCATGCCGCCCTTGCCGCCGGGGAAGCCCGGCTGAGCGCCCGGCACTCCGCCGTTGCGGCCGCGCATCCTGGCGCCCGGGAAGCCGCCGCCGGGGCCGGCCCTGCCGCCCTGCACCGAGGGGCCAGCCATGATGATCGAGCCGCCCTTGGCCGTGTTGACCGTATCGAGCGTGTACGCGACGGGGCCGGCCAGCGCCGTCACCACCCCGAGGCCGGCCGCGAGCACGGCAACCCGTCGGCTCGCCCCTGCCGCCACGCCCGCCCGTGACCCGGCCCCCGCCCGCACCGACAGCAGCAGCCCCAGCGCCGCCAGGAGGCCGAGCGCCAGTACCGTCCAGCGCAGCCACGGCAGCCAGTCCGGCGACCGGTTCAGCAGCACGAACGACCATCCGGCGGTCACCGCCACCGTTCCGGCCAGGACGAGCGCCGCGCCCCGTCCTCCGCGCCGCCACAACAGCGCCGCCCCCATCCCGACCAGCGCCGCGATATACGGGGCCAGCGCGATGTTGTAGTACTGATGGAAGATCCCGGACATAAAGCTGAAGGTCGTGAAGGTCATCAGCAGCGCGCCGCCCCAGACCAGGAACTCGGCTCGCTGACCGGCCTGTTCAGCGGCGTCCGCGCGCCGCGCCCGCCACAGCAGCGCCACGCCCGCGACCAGCAGAATCAGCGCCGCCGGGAGCAGCCAGGAGATCTGCCCGCCCATGTCGGACGAGAACAGCCGGGTGATCCCCGTCTCGCCCCAGGCGCCGCCACCGCCACCGCCACCGGGACCTCCACCGGGACGGCCTCCGCCGACGCTGCCGGTCTCGTTGCCGCTGAGCCGCCCGAAGCCGTTGTAGCCGAAGGTCAGCTCCAGAAAGCTGTTGTGCTGCGAGCCGCCGATATACGGGCGCGAGGCCGCCGGCCACAGCTCGACGATCGCCACCCACCAGCCGCCGGACACCACGATCACCAGCCCGGCGAGCAGCAGCTGGCCGAACCGCCGGCGCAGCGCCACCGGCGCACAGCAGGCGTAGACCACGGCGAGCGGCGGCAGGATCAGCCACGCCTGCAGCGTCTTGGTGAGAAACCCGAGCCCGAAGCAGACCCCGGCCAGGAGCAGCCACTTCGTCCGGCCGTCCTCCAGGGCACGCAACACGCAGGCAATCGCACCGACCATCAGCAGGCACAGCAGCGCATCGGGGTTGTTGAACCGGAACATCAGCGCCGCGACCGGCGTCACCGCCAGCGCCCCGCCCGCCAGCAGCCCCGCGCCCGCGCCGAACCTCCGCCGTACGGCCCCGTGAAGCACCCCGACCGCCGCCACGCCCATCAGCGCCTCGGGCACCAGGATCGCCCAGGAGCTGAGCCCGAAGAGCCGTACGGACAGCGCCATCGGCCAGAGCGCGGCCGGCGGCTTGTCGACGGTGATGGAGTTCGCCGCATCGGACGAGCCGAAGAAGAACGCCTTCCAGCTCTCACTGCCGGCCTGTACGGCGGCCGAGTAGAACTGGTTGGCATACCCGGAAGCGGACAGGCTCCAGAGGTAGAGCACCGCTGTGACCAGCAACAACGCCAGCAGCGCGGGCCGCGCCCAGCGCACCGGCGGCTCCGGCGGCTCCGGCGGCTCCGGCGCCACGGCCTGCCGGGGGCCGGACCGCCACGTACCGGGCCGTTGCGTACCGGATTGCTGCGTGCCGGATTGCTGCGTACCGGGTTGCTGCGTGCTCATCGAGCGCTCCTGGTGAGGTCGTTGGGGTCATTGGGGTCGATAGGGCCGATGGGGTCGACGGGGCCGTTGCGGTCGTGCGAGGGATACGGCGGTGCGGCGAGGTCGTCGTCCCGCCGCTCGCGGTCCGGGAAGACCCAGGCGCGGAAGAGCAGAAACCGCAGCACCGTCGCCGCGAGGTTCGCGGACACCAGGACCGCGAGTTCGGTGCCGTGCCCGGCGGTGCCGCCGGCGGCATCGAGGGCGGCGAGCGAACCACTGGTCAACACCAGTCCGATGGCGAGGACCACCAGCCCCTGCGCCTGATGACGAACCGCCCGGTCCCGGCCCCGCACCCCGAAGGTCAGCCGCCGGTTGGCGGCCGTATTGGCCAGCGCCGACAGCAACAGCGCCGCCGCATTGGCCAGTTGGGCGCCCGCGCCGAGCCGGAAGAGCGAGAACAGGCCGAGGTAGAGCAGCGTGCTCAGCCCGCCCACGACACAGAACCCGACCAGCTGACGGGCCAGCCCACCCGGCACACCGGTCAGCTCGCGGTCCCGGGGATCGTCCCCGAACGGCCGGGCGAGCCGGTCCAGCGGCAGCCCGCCGGTCGCCAGCGCCCGCCCCACCCGCCATACGCCCTTGAGGTCGTCGGTGGCCGTCCGTACGAGCCGTACGGTGCTGTGCGGATCGTCGATCCAGTCCACCGGCACCTCGTGGATCCGCAGCCCGGCCCGCTCCGCCAGCACCAGCAGCTCGGTGTCGAAGAACCATCCGGTGTCCTCGACCATCGGCAGCAGCCGCGCGGCGACCTCACCGCGAATGGCCTTGAACCCGCACTGCGCATCGGAGAACCGCGCGGCGAGCGAGCCGCGCAGAATGAGGTTGTAGGCACGCGAGATGAACTCCCGCTTCGGCCCCCGCACCACCCGTGCGCTCCGGCTGAGCCGGGAGCCGATCGCCAGATCCGAGTGCCCGGAGATCAGCGGCGCCACCAGCGGCAACAGCGCATTGAGGTCGGTGGACAGATCGACGTCC contains these protein-coding regions:
- a CDS encoding MFS transporter, whose translation is MPPVASDATTTLQPPGRTAARWLILAVICVAQLTVILDNTVLNVAIPSLTENLGASTADVQWMINAYALVQSGLLLTAGNAADRYGRKKMLAVGLVLFGLASFGAALAQSPGQLIAARAGMGVGGALLVTTTLAVVMQIFDDEERPRAIGIWSSVNSLGFAAGPLIGGALLDHFWWGSLFLVNLPVAVVALAAVVTLVPESKSRAGETPDLLGAVLSMIGMVGVVFAIISGPVTGWLSGRVLISAAIGLAGLAVFALWELRTPYPMLDMHFFRNRRFIGAVSGGILVAFGMGGSMFLLTQHLQLVLGYGPLDAGLRMAPLAVTVILINFTGLSARLLPRLGTPGMIVSGMSLLAAGLAAISLLGGDSYGGMLAGLLVMGVGVALAMPTMANAIMSAIPPAKAGVGAGVNGTLMEFGQGLGVAVLGAVLNSRFVALLPVVAAGAGSLPAALSRTRTDAERAAVHDAFAAGIGTSQLVGAAAVFLGGLVAAVLLRRAERTGQDTEAPATPAGAEPATAPAE
- a CDS encoding ArnT family glycosyltransferase, encoding MSTQQPGTQQSGTQQSGTQRPGTWRSGPRQAVAPEPPEPPEPPVRWARPALLALLLVTAVLYLWSLSASGYANQFYSAAVQAGSESWKAFFFGSSDAANSITVDKPPAALWPMALSVRLFGLSSWAILVPEALMGVAAVGVLHGAVRRRFGAGAGLLAGGALAVTPVAALMFRFNNPDALLCLLMVGAIACVLRALEDGRTKWLLLAGVCFGLGFLTKTLQAWLILPPLAVVYACCAPVALRRRFGQLLLAGLVIVVSGGWWVAIVELWPAASRPYIGGSQHNSFLELTFGYNGFGRLSGNETGSVGGGRPGGGPGGGGGGGAWGETGITRLFSSDMGGQISWLLPAALILLVAGVALLWRARRADAAEQAGQRAEFLVWGGALLMTFTTFSFMSGIFHQYYNIALAPYIAALVGMGAALLWRRGGRGAALVLAGTVAVTAGWSFVLLNRSPDWLPWLRWTVLALGLLAALGLLLSVRAGAGSRAGVAAGASRRVAVLAAGLGVVTALAGPVAYTLDTVNTAKGGSIIMAGPSVQGGRAGPGGGFPGARMRGRNGGVPGAQPGFPGGKGGMGGFGERGAGRMGGMGGLVNGAKVSDRAKELLKKDADDYTWAAATIGSQNAASYQLATGKPVMAIGGFNGSDPSPTLARFKEYVADGKIHYFLAGGRGGPGGDRGGSSQITSWVTKTFKKVTVGSTTFYDLTRKA
- a CDS encoding glycosyltransferase, giving the protein MTTTPPRVPLGSLPPREHLRLGQITTVLDVVIPVYNEERDLEPCVRRLREHLARTFPYGFRITIADNASTDRTPEVAARLDDALDEVTAVRLEEKGRGRALRAVWSLSDAPVLAYMDVDLSTDLNALLPLVAPLISGHSDLAIGSRLSRSARVVRGPKREFISRAYNLILRGSLAARFSDAQCGFKAIRGEVAARLLPMVEDTGWFFDTELLVLAERAGLRIHEVPVDWIDDPHSTVRLVRTATDDLKGVWRVGRALATGGLPLDRLARPFGDDPRDRELTGVPGGLARQLVGFCVVGGLSTLLYLGLFSLFRLGAGAQLANAAALLLSALANTAANRRLTFGVRGRDRAVRHQAQGLVVLAIGLVLTSGSLAALDAAGGTAGHGTELAVLVSANLAATVLRFLLFRAWVFPDRERRDDDLAAPPYPSHDRNGPVDPIGPIDPNDPNDLTRSAR